In a single window of the Esox lucius isolate fEsoLuc1 chromosome 22, fEsoLuc1.pri, whole genome shotgun sequence genome:
- the LOC105019927 gene encoding cell surface A33 antigen, whose amino-acid sequence MMVSQKVIFAGFSICLVITTAVALNVDIPNPVYEFARGDNVTIPCNFQTQNPVNNLIIVSWTHHAAIPGDPEVNILTYYTNGDLDIDAAYEGRASLEVDVTKGVANLKLSSIGLQDNQIYECRVTIPKDAKGKVADTTQLVVLVAPSVPVCKVVGTAEFGQNINLTCLSAEGSPPPTYTWQSFDVTNKARSFLPKMIPKDGVLSLFNLTAEFSGYYICTSTNKIRSASYNMTLAVMPPSMNVASTAGIIGAVVAALLVLIIIIYCCCCRKKKDEEEPEYPVEGQGTELLDKVPIENGEERRTRCRPDDDDDDDDYRRPKTVSKDQYQERTEKEFDRRSDYDDRRSDYDDRRRDFDDRHEQYDDPRDRYDRYSDRHDADRGYDERSDRGRYSDRGRYGDNYDEPHDNRERPPSVPANKPAKNLKTSTPMDYI is encoded by the exons ATGATGGTCTCGCAGAAAGTGATTTTTGCTGGGTTTTCAATTTGTCTTG TCATAACTACGGCTGTGGCTTTAAATGTGGACATCCCTAATCCAGTGTATGAGTTTGCCCGCGGAGACAATGTCACCATACCATGCAACTTTCAAACCCAGAACCCAGTCAACAACTTGATCATTGTATCTTGGACGCACCATGCCGCCATTCCAGGAGATCCTGAG GTAAATATCCTTACCTACTACACCAATGGTGATTTGGACATAGATGCTGCGTACGAAGGAAGAGCTTCCCTGGAGGTAGACGTGACTAAAGGAGTAGCCAATCTGAAGCTCTCTTCCATCGGTCTCCAGGACAACCAAATATATGAGTGTCGGGTCACCATCCCCAAGGATGCCAAGGGCAAAGTGGCCGACACCACCCAGCTAGTTGTTCTGG TGGCCccctctgtgcctgtctgtaaAGTGGTGGGGACGGCGGAGTTTGGACAGAACATCAACCTGACATGTCTGTCTGCAGAGGGATCTCCTCCACCAACCTACACGTGGCAGAGCTTTGACGTCACAAACAAAGCCCGGTCGTTTCTGCCCAAGATGATACCGA AGGATGGTGTCCTGTCTCTCTTCAATCTCACGGCAGAATTTTCAGGGTACTACATCTGCACCTCCACCAACAAGATCCGCAGTGCCAGCTACAACATGACCCTGGCCGTCATGCCAC CATCTATGAACGTGGCCTCGACAGCAGGCATCATTGGAGCGGTGGTGGCTGCTCTCCTGGtgctcatcatcatcatctactgctgctgctgcaggaagaagaaggatgaggaaGAGCCTGAGTATCCTGTGGA GGGTCAAGGCACTGAGCTCCTTGACAAAGTGCCCATTGAGAATGGAGAGGAGCGACGGACACGCTGCAGgccagatgatgatgatgatgatgatgactatCGGCGTCCGAAGACTGTCAGCAAAGACCAGTACCAGGAACGTACCGAAAAAGAATTTGACCGCCGCAGTGACTATGACGACCGCCGCAGTGACTATGACGACCGCCGCAGGGACTTTGACGACCGCCACGAGCAGTATGATGATCCCAGAGACCGGTACGACCGCTATTCTGACCGCCATGATGCTGACCGTGGCTACGATGAGCGCAGCGACCGCGGACGATACAGCGACCGCGGTCGATACGGCGACAATTACGATGAGCCCCACGACAACCGCGAAAGACCACCCAGTGTGCCCGCTAACAAGCCTGCCAAGAATCTTAAAACTTCTACACCAATGGATTATATTTGA